One Lasioglossum baleicum chromosome 6, iyLasBale1, whole genome shotgun sequence genomic window carries:
- the LOC143209259 gene encoding uncharacterized protein LOC143209259: protein MDVPDPGAYDVLKAFKANRDKCDYCRRLHAPFGSRDRRFPKLLREEDITRPDGTTYEVAGDIARNVTGGVMLLPREDPKRNQVPGPAHYCLHPYVSSSVLKKSFNSSLSKPKMIAALEKVEKEALQPGCRCTKKKLRCFAEPEDKYKHCSPSRTRL, encoded by the exons ATGGACGTACCTGATCCTGGCGCTTACGATGTATTGAAGGCTTTCAAGGCGAATCGGGATAAATGCGATTACTGCAGACGTCTGCATGCGCCATTTGGCTCGAGGGATCGACGATTTCCGAAGCTGCTAAGGGAAGAGGACATTACGAGACCTG ATGGAACCACATACGAAGTGGCCGGCGACATCGCGAGAAACGTCACCGGCGGCGTGATGTTGCTTCCCCGGGAGGACCCGAAGAGGAACCAGGTGCCGGGACCCGCCCACTATTGT CTTCACCCGTACGTGTCATCGTCGGTGTTGAAGAAATCGTTCAACTCCAGTCTTTCGAAACCGAAAATGATCGCAGCGTTGGAGAAAGTAGAAAAGGAAGCTCTGCAACCAGGCTGTCGATGCACCAAAAAGAAGCTTCGCTGTTTCGCGGAGCCTGAGGACAAGTACAAACACTGTTCACCATCTCGTACTCGTTTATAA